A single region of the Anaerococcus urinomassiliensis genome encodes:
- the uvrC gene encoding excinuclease ABC subunit UvrC, giving the protein MTNKQVKDKLKELPDLPGVYIMRDKDDEIIYVGKAISLKKRVRQYFDNNKNKGAKVLAMVSHIDHFEYIIVENEVEALVLESNLIKKNRPKYNIVLRDDKQYPYIKITNEKFPRIQKVRQIYNDKALYFGPYPDAYAVNDAIDLFYLYYPFRTCNLDFDKGQTLPRPCLNYFIKKCNAPCIKNEDETRYMDAITDVRLFLENKSSKIADWVLARMNEESSKLNFEMASMYRDYYRALSVISERQNVTDQSAEDMDIIAMSKGSAAIVMQVFLMRNGKIVDRQHFIIKNDYKENDDEIYSSFLKQFYLDIMYVPKEILIEVEPNDLPTINEFLNQKKGRKVYIHKPKLGKKKDLLNMAMNNANDMRIKYEKRIEKKERKKSAGLSQLKEILAIDDIYRIEAYDISNTSGVQSVGSMVVFEDGLANPKEYRKFKIKTIEGPDDYGSLKEVIDRRLKNGLKEIENDNTKTGFGKMPDLILMDGGKGQVSAAKEILKKYGLNINIAGLVKDDKHTTRAIIYEGKEIYINRRDPVYKLIYEIQEEAHRFAINYHRKLMQNTMKKSELDNIKGVGEKTRANLYKHFKSISNIKKASVEELMEVPLVGRTQALEIYKYFRLKG; this is encoded by the coding sequence TTGACAAACAAACAAGTTAAGGACAAGTTAAAAGAACTTCCAGACCTACCTGGCGTCTATATAATGAGGGATAAGGATGATGAAATCATCTATGTCGGTAAAGCCATATCGCTTAAAAAAAGAGTTCGCCAATACTTTGATAATAATAAAAACAAGGGGGCCAAGGTCCTTGCCATGGTCTCCCATATTGACCATTTTGAATATATCATAGTAGAAAATGAAGTGGAGGCTCTGGTTTTAGAGTCAAACTTAATAAAGAAAAATAGGCCAAAATATAACATTGTCCTTAGGGATGATAAGCAATATCCATATATCAAAATTACCAATGAGAAATTTCCGAGGATACAAAAGGTAAGGCAGATATACAATGACAAGGCCCTATACTTTGGCCCATATCCAGACGCCTATGCAGTAAATGATGCCATAGACTTATTCTATTTGTATTACCCCTTTAGGACATGTAATCTAGACTTTGATAAGGGTCAGACCTTGCCAAGACCATGCTTAAATTACTTTATCAAAAAGTGTAATGCCCCTTGTATCAAAAATGAAGATGAAACTAGATACATGGATGCAATTACAGATGTTAGATTGTTTTTGGAAAATAAATCATCTAAGATTGCTGACTGGGTTTTAGCTAGGATGAATGAAGAAAGTTCTAAGCTAAATTTTGAAATGGCAAGTATGTACAGGGACTATTACAGGGCCTTATCTGTAATATCTGAAAGGCAAAATGTAACGGACCAGTCAGCTGAAGATATGGATATTATTGCCATGAGCAAGGGTTCTGCTGCCATAGTAATGCAGGTGTTCTTGATGAGAAATGGAAAAATTGTCGATAGGCAACACTTTATAATCAAAAATGATTACAAGGAAAATGATGATGAAATTTATTCATCATTTTTGAAACAGTTTTACCTTGATATAATGTATGTACCAAAAGAAATCTTGATAGAAGTAGAACCAAATGATTTGCCAACTATCAATGAGTTTTTGAACCAAAAAAAGGGAAGAAAAGTATATATACACAAGCCAAAACTTGGTAAGAAAAAAGATTTGCTAAATATGGCTATGAACAATGCCAATGATATGCGCATCAAATATGAAAAGCGCATAGAAAAAAAAGAAAGAAAGAAGTCTGCAGGTTTAAGTCAGCTTAAAGAAATCCTTGCTATAGATGATATCTATAGGATAGAAGCTTATGATATATCAAATACTTCTGGTGTCCAATCTGTAGGATCTATGGTTGTTTTTGAAGATGGCCTTGCCAATCCGAAAGAATACAGGAAGTTTAAGATAAAAACTATAGAAGGTCCAGATGACTATGGTTCACTAAAGGAAGTTATAGATAGACGCCTCAAAAACGGCCTAAAAGAAATTGAAAATGACAACACTAAAACAGGTTTTGGAAAGATGCCAGATCTGATTTTGATGGATGGGGGCAAGGGTCAAGTTTCTGCTGCAAAGGAAATATTAAAAAAGTATGGACTTAATATTAACATTGCAGGTCTTGTCAAAGACGACAAGCATACAACTCGTGCTATAATCTATGAGGGTAAGGAGATTTATATAAATAGGCGTGATCCTGTTTATAAGTTGATTTATGAAATCCAAGAAGAAGCTCACCGTTTTGCTATAAACTACCATAGGAAACTTATGCAAAACACCATGAAAAAAAGTGAGCTTGATAATATAAAAGGCGTTGGTGAGAAGACTCGTGCTAATTTATATAAGCACTTCAAATCCATATCCAATATCAAAAAAGCTAGTGTAGAAGAACTTATGGAAGTTCCCTTAGTTGGCAGAACTCAAGCCTTGGAAATATACAAGTATTTTAGGCTAAAAGGTTAG
- the nifJ gene encoding pyruvate:ferredoxin (flavodoxin) oxidoreductase yields MTINRAMKTMDGNTAAAHVSYAFTDVATIYPITPSSPMPEAVDVWSANGRKNVFDREVMVKEMQSEAGAAAAVHGSLAAGALTTTYTASQGLLLMIPNMYKIAGERLPGVFHVAARTVATQALSIYGDHSDVMAARQTGCAMLCSNSVQEVMDLSPVAHAAAIKGRLPFVNFFDGFRTSHEVSKIEVWDYDTLKEFVDFDAVDAFKNNSLNPERPKHMGTAEKNTFFQRTVASNHAYEEIIGIVEGYMNQVNDLLGTNYGLFNYYGADDAEEVIIAMGSINQAARETIDVLLEDGYKVGLVEVHLYRPFSKEHLLKAIPNTVKKIAVLDRTKEKGAEGQPLYLDVKSVFYGIEDAPEIYGGVYGLAGKDTIPADIKAVFDNLRSENTKDQFTMAITDDVTNTSLERDDFKVRQEGTTRCKFWGFGSDGTVGANKQAIKIIGDNTSMYAQGYFDYDSKKSGGLTVSHLRFGKDPIRSTYLLDEADFISCSKQAYVHQYDLLAGLKDGGTFLLNCVWSEEELDQHLPASIKRYIVEHNIDFYIIDASHIAQEIGLGSRTNMIMQSAFFNLSKVLPIEEAVGYLKDSIVKSYGHKGDDIVNMNYAAVDAGLEAAHKVEVPEIWANAEDPEKEEVEMSEFVKNILRPMIEQKEDQIPVSAFTNLDLENGEFPSGTTAYEKRGIALNVPEWQIDNCIQCNQCSFVCPHAVIRPFLVTADEKANAPEGFETKKAIGKGMDEYEFRIQVSPLDCTGCGNCADICPAPQKALLMKPFEEQVENQKDNWTYAHEEVGYKEDVMDDMTLKGSQFKQPLLQFSGACAGCGETPYAKLVTQLFGDRMYIANATGCSSIWGASAPAMSYTKNLETGKGPAWGNSLFEDAAEYGYGMKLAAESNAHLLESYMNKFLDLGIESPFNEAFKMWVEGKDDVAKSKEATAKILTLQDEKVEGEEASDLVKKILNLKDYMIKKSMWIFGGDGWSYDIGFGGVDHVLASGENINILVFDTEVYSNTGGQSSKATPLSAVAQFAASGKKVRKKDLGLMMTTYGYIYVAQVAMGANQNQTIKAIKEAESYDGPSLIICYAPCINHGIRMGMGKSQYREKQAVEAGYWHLWRFDPRLADEGKNPFQLDSREPSESFQEFIQGEVRYSSLKRSFPESADELYAEAEKAAKERYETYKRLAGK; encoded by the coding sequence ATGACAATTAATAGAGCGATGAAGACTATGGATGGTAACACCGCTGCAGCTCACGTATCATATGCATTTACTGATGTTGCAACAATTTACCCAATCACTCCATCTTCACCAATGCCAGAAGCAGTAGACGTATGGTCTGCTAATGGACGTAAGAATGTTTTCGATAGAGAAGTAATGGTAAAAGAGATGCAATCTGAAGCAGGCGCTGCTGCAGCAGTTCACGGTTCACTTGCAGCTGGAGCACTAACTACTACATATACAGCCAGCCAAGGATTATTACTAATGATCCCAAATATGTACAAAATAGCTGGAGAAAGATTACCAGGTGTATTCCACGTTGCAGCTAGAACTGTAGCAACACAAGCTCTTTCTATATATGGCGACCATTCTGACGTTATGGCAGCTAGACAAACAGGTTGTGCAATGCTTTGCTCAAACTCTGTACAAGAAGTTATGGACTTATCTCCAGTAGCTCACGCCGCTGCTATCAAAGGTAGATTACCATTTGTTAACTTCTTCGATGGATTTAGAACAAGCCACGAAGTATCAAAAATTGAAGTTTGGGACTACGATACATTAAAAGAATTTGTAGACTTTGATGCTGTTGATGCATTCAAAAATAATTCACTTAACCCAGAAAGACCAAAACACATGGGTACAGCAGAAAAGAACACATTCTTCCAAAGAACAGTTGCTTCAAACCACGCATATGAAGAAATTATTGGCATTGTAGAAGGTTACATGAATCAAGTAAACGACTTACTTGGAACAAACTATGGACTATTTAACTACTATGGTGCTGATGATGCTGAAGAAGTTATCATTGCAATGGGTTCAATCAACCAAGCAGCTAGAGAAACAATCGATGTATTACTAGAAGACGGATATAAAGTAGGTTTAGTAGAAGTTCACCTATACAGACCATTCTCTAAAGAACATTTACTAAAAGCTATTCCAAATACAGTTAAAAAAATCGCTGTTCTTGACAGAACAAAAGAAAAAGGCGCTGAAGGCCAACCACTATACCTAGACGTTAAATCAGTATTCTACGGTATAGAAGATGCTCCAGAAATTTATGGTGGAGTTTATGGTCTTGCTGGTAAAGATACAATTCCTGCTGATATTAAAGCAGTATTTGATAACCTAAGAAGTGAAAATACAAAAGATCAATTCACAATGGCTATCACAGATGATGTTACAAACACATCTCTAGAAAGAGATGATTTCAAAGTACGTCAAGAAGGAACAACAAGATGTAAATTCTGGGGATTCGGTTCAGACGGTACTGTTGGTGCTAACAAACAAGCTATCAAAATCATCGGTGATAACACATCTATGTATGCACAAGGATACTTTGACTACGACTCTAAAAAATCAGGTGGTCTAACAGTATCTCACTTAAGATTTGGTAAAGATCCAATCAGATCAACATACTTACTTGATGAAGCAGACTTCATTTCTTGTTCAAAACAAGCATATGTTCACCAATATGATCTTTTAGCAGGACTTAAAGATGGTGGTACATTCCTACTTAACTGCGTATGGAGCGAAGAGGAACTTGACCAACACTTGCCAGCATCAATCAAAAGATATATAGTAGAACACAACATTGATTTCTACATCATTGACGCAAGCCACATTGCTCAGGAAATTGGACTTGGTTCAAGAACAAACATGATTATGCAATCAGCATTCTTCAACCTATCAAAAGTACTTCCAATTGAAGAAGCAGTTGGATACTTAAAAGACTCTATAGTTAAATCTTATGGTCATAAGGGTGATGACATAGTTAACATGAACTATGCAGCAGTTGATGCAGGACTAGAAGCAGCTCACAAAGTAGAAGTTCCAGAAATCTGGGCAAATGCAGAAGATCCTGAAAAAGAAGAAGTAGAAATGTCTGAATTTGTTAAAAACATCTTAAGACCAATGATCGAACAAAAAGAAGATCAAATACCAGTTTCTGCATTTACAAACTTAGACCTTGAAAATGGTGAATTCCCATCAGGTACAACAGCATACGAAAAACGTGGTATAGCTCTAAACGTACCAGAATGGCAAATAGACAATTGTATCCAATGTAACCAATGTTCATTTGTTTGTCCACACGCTGTAATCAGACCATTCTTAGTAACAGCTGACGAAAAAGCAAATGCACCAGAAGGCTTTGAAACAAAGAAAGCTATTGGTAAGGGTATGGATGAATATGAATTTAGAATTCAAGTATCTCCACTAGATTGTACAGGTTGTGGTAACTGTGCTGATATCTGTCCAGCTCCACAAAAAGCTCTTCTAATGAAACCATTCGAAGAACAAGTAGAAAACCAAAAAGACAACTGGACATACGCTCACGAAGAAGTTGGATATAAAGAAGATGTAATGGATGATATGACACTTAAAGGTAGTCAATTCAAACAACCATTACTACAATTCTCTGGCGCTTGTGCAGGTTGTGGTGAAACACCATATGCTAAACTAGTTACTCAACTATTTGGTGACAGAATGTACATTGCAAATGCTACAGGATGTTCATCAATCTGGGGAGCAAGTGCACCAGCTATGTCTTACACCAAAAACCTTGAAACAGGTAAGGGTCCAGCTTGGGGTAACTCACTATTTGAAGATGCAGCTGAATACGGTTATGGTATGAAATTAGCAGCAGAATCAAATGCTCACCTACTAGAAAGCTACATGAACAAATTCCTAGACCTAGGTATTGAATCTCCATTTAACGAAGCATTCAAAATGTGGGTTGAAGGAAAAGATGATGTTGCAAAATCTAAAGAAGCAACAGCTAAAATATTAACACTTCAAGATGAAAAAGTTGAAGGTGAAGAAGCATCTGACCTAGTTAAGAAAATTCTAAACCTAAAAGACTACATGATCAAAAAATCTATGTGGATCTTTGGTGGTGACGGATGGAGCTACGACATCGGATTTGGTGGAGTAGACCACGTATTAGCAAGTGGTGAAAACATCAATATCCTAGTATTTGATACAGAAGTATACTCAAATACAGGTGGACAATCATCTAAAGCAACACCACTATCAGCAGTAGCACAATTTGCCGCTTCTGGTAAGAAAGTACGTAAAAAAGACCTTGGTCTAATGATGACAACTTATGGTTATATCTATGTAGCTCAAGTTGCTATGGGTGCTAACCAAAACCAAACAATCAAAGCTATCAAAGAAGCTGAAAGCTATGATGGACCATCTCTAATCATTTGCTATGCTCCATGTATCAACCACGGTATCAGAATGGGTATGGGCAAATCACAATACAGAGAAAAACAAGCTGTTGAAGCTGGTTACTGGCACTTATGGAGATTTGACCCACGTCTAGCTGACGAAGGAAAGAATCCATTCCAACTAGATTCTAGAGAACCATCTGAGTCCTTCCAAGAATTTATCCAAGGTGAAGTAAGATACTCATCACTTAAGAGATCATTCCCAGAAAGTGCTGATGAATTGTATGCTGAAGCAGAAAAAGCTGCTAA
- the hprK gene encoding HPr(Ser) kinase/phosphatase: MNANEERSVKLHSIVESLGLEIVHQSSDYYDISLSSADVNRPGLQLTGYLVEFPYKRLQIIGSVEYTYLTSLDSKLQYERFRGILSYKIPACIFSYDADINQDILDLADYYDKTVLRSPAKTTKLISDLSDELEYQLSPRSNVHGELLEVFGIGVLIMGKSSVGKSETALDLINRGHRLVADDMVDIVATDNKLMGSAPDNIRHYMEIRGLGIVNVRRLYGTGSVKKVTQIELVIELEQWKEDYEYDRLGLDENYIKMLDVKIPHLVVPVRAGRNLAMIVEVACMNQREKNFGYNAARAMTNNIFHKELVDESDDLV, translated from the coding sequence ATAAATGCCAACGAAGAGCGAAGTGTCAAACTTCACAGCATTGTAGAAAGCTTAGGTCTTGAGATTGTACACCAGTCTTCTGATTACTATGATATATCCCTATCAAGTGCTGATGTAAATAGACCTGGTCTGCAATTAACAGGATATCTTGTAGAGTTTCCATATAAGAGGCTTCAAATAATTGGTTCTGTAGAATACACCTACCTTACCAGTCTTGATAGCAAGCTCCAGTATGAGAGATTTAGGGGCATATTATCTTATAAAATACCAGCTTGCATATTCTCATATGATGCTGATATAAATCAAGATATCCTGGATTTGGCTGATTATTATGATAAGACAGTCCTAAGATCTCCTGCTAAAACTACAAAATTGATTTCTGATTTGTCAGATGAGCTAGAATACCAATTATCTCCAAGAAGCAATGTCCATGGAGAGCTTCTTGAAGTATTTGGTATTGGCGTACTTATAATGGGTAAATCCTCAGTGGGTAAGTCAGAAACTGCCCTTGATTTGATAAATAGAGGCCACAGGCTGGTTGCTGATGATATGGTAGATATAGTTGCAACTGATAATAAACTTATGGGCTCAGCACCTGATAATATTCGACATTACATGGAGATTCGTGGACTTGGAATTGTAAATGTTAGACGATTGTATGGTACAGGCTCTGTTAAAAAAGTTACTCAAATTGAACTAGTCATCGAACTAGAACAATGGAAAGAAGACTATGAGTACGATAGGTTGGGCCTTGACGAAAATTATATAAAAATGTTGGATGTCAAAATTCCACACTTAGTTGTGCCTGTTAGGGCAGGTAGGAACCTTGCTATGATAGTAGAGGTTGCTTGTATGAACCAAAGAGAGAAAAATTTTGGCTACAATGCAGCAAGGGCTATGACAAACAATATATTTCACAAAGAATTAGTAGATGAAAGCGACGATTTGGTTTAA